A segment of the uncultured Methanobrevibacter sp. genome:
CTCTACCAAACTGATTCCCCAACTAGCCATTTCATTAGCTTTTTCCTGGGAGTCAGATTCAGCAAAGCATCTAAAGATTGGTTCAGTACCTGAAGGTCTGATAATTACCCAACCATCCTCTTTTAGGATTTTAACCCCATCTGTTGTATCAAGCTCAAAATCAGTTGTTTCCTTGATCTCATCTGCAATCTTTGTCATGACTTCTTGCTTTAAGTCATCCGCACATTCGACTTTTAACTTTTCCTGATAATAAACTGGAAGCTCTGCTACAAGTTCAGATAATGGCTTATCTTCCTTAACAAGTATTTCAAGGATTTTCGCTACAGTCATAGCTGCATCTCTTCCATAGATGAAGTCTGGGAAAATGAGCCCTCCATTTTCTTCACCACCAAACAATCCATCAGTATCCTTAAGCTTTCTTGCAACAAGCAAATCTCCAACAGCAGTGGATATAACTTCACCGCCAAACTCTTCAGCAATATCATAAATTGCTTGGGAAGTAGCTACAGTAGTTACAATAATGCCTCCCCCATTTTCCTTTAACATATGCTTTTCAACAAGGGCAAAGGTCTTATCTCCCAAGATAAAGTTTCCTTTCTCATCAATGCAGATGGTCCTATCTGCATCACCATCATGAGCAAGACCAATATCCGCTCCGAGATTCTTGACAGTTGCAATTAAATCCTGAAGATTTGGTTCAATTGGCTCTGGATCTCTTCCTGGGAAAAATCCATCTGCCTGACAGTTGATGGTTGTCACTTCACAACCTAATTCCTTAAGGATATAAGGTGCTGTATAGGAACCTGCTCCGGAACCACAATCAACTACAACCTTAAGTTTCCTATTTCTGATTGCTTCTGCATCAACTCTTTTAATGGTCTCTGCAATATACTCCTTGATTATAGTGTCATTAGTGAAACATTCTCCAATCTTATCCCAAGAAGCCCTATTAGGCTCTGAGTCAAAGTATAATTTTTCAACCTCAATTTCCATATCATCTGGAGTCCCTATACCGAACTCATCCACGAATTTCAATCCATTATACTTTGGAGGGTTATGAGAAGCGGTTACAATGATTCCACCATCATAATAGTTTCTTACAGCATATTGAATAGCGGGAGTTGGAAGAATACCTAAATCCACCACATCACAGCCAGATGAAAGCAATCCTGCAGTAATTGCATATTTGAGCATAGGAGTGCTGGTTCTTGTATCTCCTCCAATAGCTACAGTGCCTTGAACAATTGATCCATAACTTGCTGCAAGACGTGATGCAAATTCTGGAGTCAAAACATCATTTGCAGTTCTTCTTACACCAAATGTACCAAATAATCTTTTTTCCACCATTTTATGACCTTTGTAAAATTAATAAATGATTAAATATATAATATTTAAAATTATTTTAAATCTAAATATATTTTTGTTTATAAAGTTTAAATATTTTATTAAAAATTAACCTAAGAAACCAATTTAATTGAATTTGAATTGGATAAAATCAGTTCCATTGAAGACTTGTATTCTGTTATGCTGCCAATTACCTTAACTTTATGATTCCTAAAGCTGTCCAAATCATTTCCAGCATCCTTAAGCTCCACTAATGTCGATTCAAAGATAATCAGATTTATCTTCCCAGTGCCATCATTTAACTCCATAAAGCAAGAGCTTCCACTTGAAGACTCCTTAATCGATTCAATCACTCCTGTGACTGCTACAGTCTCTCCAATATTGTTTCTTGTAATGTCCTTTACTTGAATTTCCTTTGGTTCAATGTAAGATGCAAAAACCAGCATTCCCATAATTCCTACAAGCGATGTAATCAATGCAACTTTAAAAATTATTTTATCATTTAATTC
Coding sequences within it:
- the glmM gene encoding phosphoglucosamine mutase, which gives rise to MVEKRLFGTFGVRRTANDVLTPEFASRLAASYGSIVQGTVAIGGDTRTSTPMLKYAITAGLLSSGCDVVDLGILPTPAIQYAVRNYYDGGIIVTASHNPPKYNGLKFVDEFGIGTPDDMEIEVEKLYFDSEPNRASWDKIGECFTNDTIIKEYIAETIKRVDAEAIRNRKLKVVVDCGSGAGSYTAPYILKELGCEVTTINCQADGFFPGRDPEPIEPNLQDLIATVKNLGADIGLAHDGDADRTICIDEKGNFILGDKTFALVEKHMLKENGGGIIVTTVATSQAIYDIAEEFGGEVISTAVGDLLVARKLKDTDGLFGGEENGGLIFPDFIYGRDAAMTVAKILEILVKEDKPLSELVAELPVYYQEKLKVECADDLKQEVMTKIADEIKETTDFELDTTDGVKILKEDGWVIIRPSGTEPIFRCFAESDSQEKANEMASWGISLVEKYKN
- a CDS encoding exodeoxyribonuclease VII large subunit, encoding MELNDKIIFKVALITSLVGIMGMLVFASYIEPKEIQVKDITRNNIGETVAVTGVIESIKESSSGSSCFMELNDGTGKINLIIFESTLVELKDAGNDLDSFRNHKVKVIGSITEYKSSMELILSNSNSIKLVS